In the genome of Dermacentor andersoni chromosome 3, qqDerAnde1_hic_scaffold, whole genome shotgun sequence, one region contains:
- the LOC140216655 gene encoding uncharacterized protein, translating into MNHLWAVTFKDEEGKRKILEAEAFNVKDHRCMVIDPRDRGVRLKLYWLLHGVPDEDVRVALAPFGKVTEISRDKWKVKGCIDKGSTTRSVTLKLNVGLTVDDLPHQLRVAEDMALVFVPGRAPLCLRCRGIGHIRRECRVPRCGVCRRFGHDDSQCVRSYASVTGPLQRDVVSEHMMDAADAEEASREDNDVAKTPAKPLEPSPGAVQEANLGGEPSAAAPETKPETTTCDAGVKAASASSSLPQEVGQEATDVEMLMTGSIAAKRAHEDTGNTGITTASGTGEPPTKASTTRRSKIKPKSNVPPGSRVAPKTPPP; encoded by the coding sequence ATGAATCACCTGTGGGCAGTGACGTTTAAGGATGAGGAAGGCAAGAGGAAGATATTAGAAGCTGAAGCGTTCAACGTTAAAGACCACCGCTGCATGGTCATCGACCCGCGCGACCGAGGTGTCCGACTGAAGCTATACTGGCTGCTTCATGGCGTACCGGACGAAGACGTGCGAGTGGCTTTGGCGCCGTTTGGAAAAGTGACGGAAATTAGCAGAGACAAGTGGAAGGTCAAGGGCTGCATTGACAAAGGATCAACCACCCGCTCGGTGACGCTGAAATTAAATGTGGGCCTCACTGTGGACGACCTACCACACCAACTGCGTGTTGCTGAGGATATGGCGCTCGTCTTCGTTCCTGGCAGAGCGCcgctctgcctccgatgccgtGGCATCGGACACATCCGGCGAGAGTGCCGCGTTCCACGATGTGGGGTCTGTCGTCGCTTCGGCCACGATGATTCCCAATGTGTGCGCTCTTATGCCAGCGTTACAGGCCCACTCCAAAGGGACGTAGTATCCGAACACATGATGGACGCCGCAGATGCCGAAGAAGCTAGCAGGGAGGACAACGACGTGGCGAAGACTCCTGCAAAGCCCCTTGAACCCTCCCCAGGAGCTGTCCAGGAAGCGAACCTGGGGGGTGAGCCCTCGGCTGCAGCCCCGGAAACGAAGCCAGAGACTACAACATGCGACGCAGGCGTGAAGGCAGCAAGCGCGTCATCGTCACTGCCGCAAGAAGTCGGCCAGGAAGCAACGGACGTCGAGATGCTTATGACCGGAAGCATCGCTGCAAAGCGTGCTCACGAAGACACTGGCAATACAGGAATAACTACTGCGTCAGGCACCGGCGAACCTCCAACGAAGGCATCGACTACGCGGCGGTCTAAGATTAAACCGAAGTCGAACGTGCCGCCTGGCAGTAGGGTGGCCCCTAAAACGCCTCCGCCCTAG